The Panicum virgatum strain AP13 chromosome 5K, P.virgatum_v5, whole genome shotgun sequence genome has a window encoding:
- the LOC120709761 gene encoding uncharacterized protein LOC120709761: protein MSSAASCPSVDQLEPARAHTLKRNSNDVGWEYGVLIDPNDLNVIKYKLCPKVVKAGIYRLKLHIAGKKGEVRACPNATEEDKAKCRKAIEESGRAKRARREKEQEVRDAVTIDVESDVEPEENTGLDEIGGSGSRVTGPMDNFTKPMDSNSLAKGKKLHHQKISEHVMKERLHRFKRYVAKWLYVCRVPFNTINNIEFDQMIEAAGRFRPGAKKPYQHELREKLLQEEVQDTKEMLKAHEKEWHKNGCSIMTDAWTDQKQRSIMNMCVNCSIGTSFLESKEVSAESHTGELIFQYVNICIDKVGADNVVQVVTNNASNNMATKDLLSVERSKIFWTSCATHTINLMLEGMGKMKKFKTTIDQAKSLTIFIYAHHRTLALMRKFTKKREIVRPGVTRFASNFLTLQSLYEKKEQLGKMSQSDEWEKISHVKSAKGVQATTTLVRPNFWSSVALCLRVFEPLVKYFGWLMGM from the exons ATGTCATCTGCTGCATCTTGTCCATCCGTGGACCAGCTAGAGCCAGCTCGTGCCCATACCCTTAAGAGAAATTCTAATGATGTGGGGTGGGAGTATGGAGTTTTAATTGATCCAAATGATCTGAATGTAATCAAGTACAAGCTGTGCCCAAAGGTTGTGAAGGCAGGAATCTATAGGCTCAAATTGCATATTGCCGGCAAGAAAGGAGAAGTTCGTGCATGCCCCAATGCCACCGAAGAGGACAAAGCAAAGTGCAGGAAAGCTATTGAAGAGTCTGGGAGAGCTAAAAGggctagaagggagaaagaacAAGAGGTCAGAGATGCTGTTACGATTGATGTTGAGTCAGATGTGGAACCGGAAGAAAATACTGGGCTTGATGAGATTGGAGGCTCAGGATCACGCGTGACGGGTCCTATGGACAACTTCACAAAGCCTATGGACTCTAATTCGTTGGCCAAGGGGAAGAAGCTccatcaccaaaaaatcagtgAGCATGTCATGAAAGAAAGACTTCATAGGTTTAAGAGATATGTGGCAAAATGGTTGTACGTTTGCA GAGTACCTTTCAATACAATCAATAATATAGAGTTTGATCAAATGATTGAAGCTGCTGGTCGCTTTAGGCCGGGTGCAAAGAAGCCTTATCAGCATGAGTTGAGAGAGAAGCTGCTGCAAGAGGAAGTTCAAGATACAAAGGAGATGTTGAAGGCACATGAGAAAGAATGGCACAAGAATGGCTGCTCCATTATGACAGATGCCTGGACAGATCAGAAACAAAGAAGCATTATGAATATGTGTGTCAATTGTAGCATTGGTACTAGCTTTCTTGAGTCAAAAGAAGTTTCAGCCGAGTCCCACACTGGAGAACTCATTTTTCAGTATGTGAACATCTGCATTGACAAAGTTGGGGCTGACAATGTAGTTCAAGTAGTCACAAATAATGCTTCAAACAACATGGCAACAAAGGATTTGTTGTCTGTAGAGAGGTCTAAAATATTTTGGACTTCATGTGCAACTCACACAATCAATTTGATGCTTGAAGGAATGGGAAAgatgaagaagttcaagaccaCAATTGATCAAGCAAAGTCATTGACAATCTTCATTTATGCACACCATAGGACCTTGGCATTGATGAGGAAGTTTACAAAGAAAAGAGAGATTGTTCGGCCAGGCGTGACTAGATTTGCATCCAACTTTCTCACCTTGCAGAGTTTGTATGAGAAGAAGGAGCAGCTAGGGAAGATGTCTCAAAGTGATGAGTGGGAGAAGATAAGCCATGTTAAGAGTGCAAAAGGAGTGCAAGCCACAACCACCTTGGTGAGGCCAAATTTTTGGAGTTCTGTTGCACTTTGCTTGAGGGTATTTGAGCCATTGGTGAAGTACTTTGGATGGTTGATGGGGATGTGA
- the LOC120710572 gene encoding uncharacterized protein LOC120710572, whose amino-acid sequence MTQKQKRNREEPSLDLTEELDVMEAFETCHTSSKKGLSEPAREALLNMQALRAEPVAEGETPPSSVQVVSKVLSQNSSHHFLKSVGIKTPTSSKSSSSKESELREELAVEAAAAVQVELDELKKKNKEAEEKQVRTQMELEEYKKQTEKNTKELEENNALLKKLLTFHANAASST is encoded by the exons ATGACACAGAAACAGAAGAGAAACAGAGAAGAACCCAGCTTAGATCTCACTGAAGAATTAGATGTCATGGAGGCCTTCGAGACCTGCCATACCAGCTCCAAAAAAGGCCTGAGTGAACCGGCAAGAGAAGCACTT CTAAATATGCAAGCTTTGAGGGCTGAACCTGTTGCTGAAGGTGAGACGCCACCATCCAGTGTGCAGGTCGTGTCCAAGGTGCTCTCCCAGAACAGCTCACACCATTTCCTGAAGAGTGTTGGCATCAAAACACCGACATCCTCCAAGTCATCTTCATCAAAGGAAAGCGAGCTTCGCGAAGAACTGGCAGTTGAAGCGGCGGCTGCTGTTCAAGTTGAACTCGACGAGctcaagaagaaaaataaagaagctGAGGAAAAGCAGGTGAGGACACAAATGGAGTTGGAGGAGTACAAGAAGCAAACAGAGAAGAACACCAAAGAGTTGGAGGAGAACAATGCTCTTCTGAAGAAGCTCTTGACCTTCCATGCTAACGCTGCTTCTTCGACATGA